GCTCCGACAAAGACAGCCGCGACAAACGCGATTCGGTAGTAGAACACGACATTTTTGCTGAACAGATAGGAGAAGCACTTCTCCCCGTAATAAGACCAGCCGATGATTGTCGATGAAGCGAAGAACAGCAATCCAATCGCAACAATTACAGAACCAGTCTGGCCAAGGAACTTGCCGAAGGTCGCTGAGGTAAGGTCGGCTGCAGTTGTATCGCCTGTATACAGACCGCCCATGACAATCGTGATTCCGGTGATCGAACAGATGACGATGGTGTCAATGAACACCTGGGTCATTGATACAAGTGCCTGTCGTCCAGGAAGGTCCGTCTTGGCTGCCGCTGCAGCAATCGGTGCAGACCCAAGACCTGCTTCATTGGAGAAGACGCCGCGGGCAACACCCATGCGGATAACAGTACCAAGTGCACCTCCGGCAACAGCCTCGCCTGTGAATGCATCTGTAAAAATAAGTGCGATTGCAGCTGGCACAAGATCAAAGTTCATGATCATGACAATAAGGCCAGCCAGGAGGTAGAATCCGGCCATAACCGGTACAAACAGGGCAGTCACCTTACCAATGCTCTTGATTCCGCCAATCAGGACAAGAGCAGTAAAAATCGTCAACACAAGTCCTGTAACCCATGCAGGCACTGAAAATGTCGACTGTACGACGCTTGCAACTGAATTCGATTGAACAAGGTTGCCGATTCCGAATGCCGCAACTGCGCCAAATAAAGCAAATAAAACCCCAAGCCATTTTTGGCCAAGGCCGCGTTCAAGATAATACATCGGACCGCCGGCCATCTCGCCATCCTTGTCCTCAACCCGGTATTTAACGGCTAACACAGCTTCCGCGTATTTTGTAGCCATTCCGAAAAATGCGGTAATCCACATCCAGAAAACGGCACCAGGTCCCCCCGTAAAAATCGCAGTTGCGACCCCGGCGATATTACCTGTGCCCACAGTTGCAGCAAGCGCAGTCATCAAAGCCTGGAAATGTGAAATATCCCCTTCGGACTGTTTGTCCTGATTTTTTGTAAATGCAAGCTTGAGTGAGTAAGGCAGCAGCCTCATTTGCAAGAAGCCAATGCGGAAGGTCAGGTAAACTCCCGTGCCAACAAGCAGGATCAATAGAGGTGGGCCCCAAACCCAGCCGCTAATTTTTCCAATCCAATCTTCAAATGTCATGATGCTCCCCCTTGAAAAGTTATATTCGAAAAATGTTCTTCAACTAGAATATTCTGATAATTAGTAATAAGTCAAGCGATATCCATTAGGTAAAACTTAGTATTTCAGATCAAATCATGCGTGAATAGTCGTAAAGGTGTTTTGCGGTTCACAAAATATTATCCATTTTTGAAACTCACGGGACCGGTACTCTAAAAAATTCGCAATATTTTTCACAATACTTGCATGAAGTGATGGCAATCGTGGAAAATGTTAGTTAGGAGGCAGGCAATGAGGGGCCTGCAAAATGAGAAGGAAGACTCTAGGAGGAGAAAAAATGGGCAGTTCGAAAAGGTTTTGGATGGGCATGGTGTTGGGCGCGTTGGCTGGGGGAGCGGTTACTCTTTTGGAAAAATCGACACGCCAGGCTGTAAAAGAGGATTTCAGCAAGGTTTCCAGTGGTGTTTCGTATGTTGTAAAAAACCCAAATGAGTTTATTGAGGACCTGAGAGTAACAGCGAATAAAGTAAGGGCAACAGTGGAACAAGTAACAGAGGACGTTGCTTTCATCACTGAAAAGGTTGAAGAAATAAAGGATGTACCTCCTCAGGTTTCGGATCTGGTCAAAGATACAAAAGAAACGCTGAGAAAGATTGCGGCATCCGGACAAAAACAGCAGCATATAGATGAAACAGAATGATGAATTGACAAGCCCCAGGCAGGTACAAGGAAAGCATAAATGAGGTGAATGGATGGTTGATATATCATTTTTCAGGCATATGTGGCAAAGGATTCAAGAGGACGATGTTCCGGCACTTGCTGCGCAGCTTGCATATTTCTTTTTGCTTTCCTTGTTTCCGCTGCTGATTTTCCTTGTAACGCTTGTTCCGTATCTGCCAATTTCTGAAGTGGACATACTCGGCTTTTTTGATGACTATGCACCTGGTGAATCGATGGATTTAATCAAAAACAGCCTGGAGGATATCATGGAGAAAGACGGCAAATTGCTGAGCTTTGGATTGCTGGCGACAATTTGGTCAGCTTCAAATGGAATTAATGCGATTGTAAGGGCATTTAACCGTGCATACCGAGTAGAAGAGACTAGGTCGTTTATCGTAAGCAGGTTCATGGCAATCTTTTTGACATTTGCCATGATCTTTGTATTCCTGGTCGCTTTAATCCTGCCCGTGTTTGGAAAAGAAATCGGGAGCTGGCTGTTCGCGAATTTCGGACTGAAAGAAGAATTCCTTTACGTATGGAATATGCTTCGCTGGGTGATCAGTATTTTGATTTTATTCATTGTTTTTCTTGGTTTGTACTGGATTGCTCCAAACAAGAAGCTGACCTGTGTCAGCGGTATACCGGGATCAATTTTCGCAACCGGAGGATGGGTGCTCGTATCACTCGGATTCTCCTATTATGTCAGCAACTTCGCTTCCTACACCGCTACATATGGCAGCATCGGGGCAATAATCGTCCTGATGATCTGGCTCTATTTATCCGCTTATATCATCATCATTGGCGGAGAAATCAATGCCTATTATAGCGAAAAGAAAGCAGGGTGTTAATGACATTCTTTATCCTGAAATTACCTCAGGTAACGTCAGCTGTTTTAGCAGAAGATACTGAAGAGGAGTGCTCCTCATTATTTTAAGTAGTTAAGTTTTTACACTTAGATTAGTGTCCAGCTTCAGCGCCTAGCCCCTCGAGACGTTTCGGTCCGCCCAATGAAGTCAAAAATCGACTTCACCGGTCGGCCATCCAACGGTTGTCGGGGCTGGACAGGCGCTTGCGCTATTCTAATAAGGGGGAATTCAGGATGACAAAGAAAACGAAGAAAGACGGCAGCACCAAGCAAAAAGGCAAAAGCAACCACAGCCAAAAAACATCCGGTTCAGCAAACGGATCAAACGGATATCACTAATACAAGGCGCCCCCATTCGGAGGGCGCTTTATCATTTTTTTTTGCAGGCAATACAGTGGCTCGGAAAACCGGCAGAAACTATGGATAATCAAAATAGAAGTTATAACAGACTGATATTGCTGAAACCTAAGAAAAAATGTCCGTCATCAGGGGTATGACGGACAGAAACCGGAGAAAGCAGATAAAAAGTGTCCGTCATCAAGGGCATGACGAACAGAAACCGGCGTGACGGGCGAAAAAATGTCCGCCATCAGGTGCCATAGAATGCAAAAAGCTCCCACTGGATTAACCAGTAGGAGCTTCGCTTTATTTCAACAGTCTCAAGCTATTCAAGATAACCAGTATCGTGCTTCCTTCATGGCCGATGACGCCGTATGGCAGGTCGAGAAGCTGAAGGAAGTTTGATGCGATCAGCACCATGATGACCAGGATTGAAAACACGATGTTTTGCTTGACGATTCGGTTCATCCTGCGTGACAGGTTGATGGCTTCGGCGATCTTCGGCAGATCGTTTTTCATCAGGACAACGTCTGCTGTTTCCAGGGCGACATCGGAACCTTCGCCCATTGCGATGCCGACATTTGCGGTTGCGAGTGCCGGAGCGTCATTGATGCCGTCTCCGACCATGGCGACCTGGCCATATTGGTCTTTCAATTTCTTCAATTCCTGAACCTTTGTTTCTGGCAGGCATTCAGCGATATATCCTTGCACATGGCTTTCGGCCGCGATTGCTTTTCCTGTGTTTTGGCTGTCGCCTGTGAGCATGACAGTGTAAATGCCTTCTGATTTCAAAAGGTCGATTGCCTGTTTCGTTTCTTCTCGGACAACGTCTTTCAGAGCAATCAAACCTGCCAGCTGACCATTACGCTCAATAAACACAATCGTTTTCCCTTCAGCAGCCAGTTTTACCGCTGCGCCGTCTGAAAATGCTTCAGCGGCAGACCTTCCGACAAAGTCAGCTTTTCCGATTTTCCAATCCTCATTTTCAAAATGAGCCTTCACGCCCCAGCCTGATACATCCTCGATGCTCTCTGGATGAACAAGCTCTTTACCAAGAGTATCCCTGGAGTGTTTTACGATTGCGTTAGCCAGTGGATGGTTGGAGTGGCTTTCTATTGAAGCCGCTTTAAGCAATACTTCATCACGATCCAATCCATCAGCCACAATCAAATCAGTTACTTCAGGCTTACCTTTTGTCAATGTCCCTGTTTTATCAAATGCAATGGCTTTAAGGTGGCTCAGGTTTTCCAGATGGACGCCGCCTTTAAATAATATCCCGTGCTTCGCGCCATTCGAAATCGCCGACAATGTAGCAGGCATGATCGAGGCAACGAGTGCACATGGTGAAGCGACAACAAGAAGGATCATCGCTCGGTAAAACGTCTCCGTCCAGCTCCAGTCCAGCAGATAATGTGGAACAAACATCATCAGCACCACGACTGCCAGAACGACCTTTACGTAAGTACCCTCAAACCGTTCGATGAACAGCTGTGAAGGAGACTTTTCACTCTGCGCGTTCTGGACAAGCTGGATTATTTTTTGGAATAGTGTTTCGTCGTTTCGTTTTGTGATTTCAACGGTAAGTGATCCAGTAAGGTTGACCGTACCGGCGAAAACATCGTCTCCAGAATCCTTTGAAACTGGGATCGATTCCCCCGTGATGGCAGCCTGGTCAATCGTAGTCTGTCCCCTGGCAACCTTACCATCTGAGGGGATTCTTTCACCAGGCTTCACCAGGATCATGTCGCCAATTTTCAGATCCGAAACATGCACTCTTTCTTCCACGCCATCTGCAATCCTCAATGCTTCCTCTGGCTGGAGCTCCATCAAAGAGGAAATTTCCTTATGGCTTTTATTCATCGTATACGTTTCAAGCGCTCCGCTCATTGCAAAAATGAATATCAAAATTGCGCCTTCTGTCCAGTATCCAATAATGGCCGAGCCAATCGCCGCAAAAATCATCAACATCTCGACGTTCAACTCTTTGTCTTCAATTGTAGCTTCAATGCCTTCCTTCGCTTTTGCAAAACCGCCAATTACATAGGCCAGGATAAAAGCGATGACAGATGCTGTTTCTGAATCTCCCTTGCTCAAAATCCAGCCAGCCGCGATGAGAATCCCGCTGATGCTCGCGGCTATCAGTTCCGCGTGAGGCTTGATTTTTTCAATAAAGCTTACTTCTGGGACCGAGTTCTGCTTTGCTAACGCGCTTGCTCCCTGTGCCATCCTTTTCTCCTCCTTTAAAATCTCTAAATGATACTAATAATCACAATCATTCCCCTTAAAAAACACGAAAGCTGCCACCAGATCGGTGACAGCGGAAATCCAAGTCAAAAGATACATATTGTGTTCACTATTATGTTACCATACAATATATGCTTTTTAAAAGAATAATTGTGTTTGTCTAAGGAGATAGTTTGATGACAACTAAAGACTTTTTTACACACCCGATTGGAATTGCTGTTTCGGCTGCAGGGGCGACACTCCTATGGGGGAGTGCGTTCCCATTTATTAAATTGAGCTATATCAGCCTTGATATCAATCCGGAAGAAATGGGTGAGCAAATGCTGTTTGCAGGATACCGCTTCTTGCTTGCCGGGTTGCTGATCCTGGTCATGTTCCTTCTTTTAAAAAGGAATATGAAGTTCAGGCCGGAGACGACAAAGTCTCTTTTGAAAATTGGCTTGTTCCAGACATTCCTCCAGTATGTCCTGTTTTATATCGGACTTAGCTATTCAACCGGAATCCAGGGTTCGATCATTGCTGGGACAACTTCGTTTTTTCAGATTCTGCTTGCGCATTTCCTGTATCCAGATGACAGGATGAGTCGATTGAAGGTTGCTGGATTGATGGTCGGGTTCACGGGGGTTATTTTCGCAAATTGGCCAAATGGGGAATACGAAATCAGCTTTGGCATTGGTGAAATTCTGTTAATGGGAGCAATGATGGCCGGAGCTTATGGAAATATACTTGCCAAGCAGGGCAGCGGGAAAATGGAGGTCATTTATTTAACGGCTTACCAAATGATTTTGGGCTCGCTTGGTTTGATTGCTATTGGAGCCTTTTCAGTCGGACTTGCTCCATTTGATTTCGACCTTAAGTCCGGATTGATGCTTCTCTATCTGGCATTCCTCTCAGCCGCCGGCTTTATTTTATGGAACAATGTCATGAAATACAACCAGGTCGGCAAGGTGTCACTATACCTGTTCCTGGTCCCTGTATTCGGTGTGATTTTATCAGCATTCCTACTAGACGAACCCTTAAATTATTTTGTCATAGCCGGATTAATATTTGTGGTGGTCGGAATTGTTCTTGTCAACCGGCCTGCACGAAAAAGAAACAGCCTCCCTGCGAAATAGCGGAGGCTGTTTTGCGTTAAACAGTATTTGCTTGATGCGAAGAATCTTCATGTCGGACTGCAACAAGGGCGATGAAAATCAACAGCAGCATCGTGCTGATCACGTAAAAGAAACTGATGCCTTTAAGCCATTGTATTGCCAGCCCGCCGATGAATGGACCGCTGATACTTCCAAAGCTGAAGAAAATGCCGCACATTAAATTGCCTGCTGGCAGCAGTTGTTTTGGCAGAAGGTCTGCCATATAGCTGATGCCAAGAGAGAAAGTTGATCCTACAACCGTTCCTGCAATAAAGAAGCAAATAAGCAGTCCGGTTGTCGAATTCTCTAGTAATCCAGCAGCAGTAAAACTGATGAAGCCAGCTAGAGTGACGACCAGCAAGACATTCCTCCGGCCGAGCTTATCACTCAATATTCCTAACGGAAGTTGTGAGAGAATCCCGCCGATTGCAAATGCCGGAAGCAAGAGTGCGACCGCATCAACGCCAATGCCAGATCTCATGGCATAGACAGGGAAGTTGCCGTTAAGGCTGGCCTCGAGAAACCCGTAGCCAAACGGTGGCAAAAATGCAACCCAGGCATACTTAAATACTTTTCCAAATCTCTTCATTGTCCCGAAGAAAGAGCTGCTGTCAGTGTCATGTTCGGGTCGCTCGTTTTTCAGCAGCCAGACGGTCAGCCAGGCGGCTAGGCTGATGGCAGAGGAAATGATGAAAGGCAGTGTCGTGTTTATTTTTACAAAACCTGTCATCAACGGGCCAGCAGCGAAGCCCAATCCGAAAAACAATCCATAGAGCGATATATTCCTTCCAAGTCGGTCTTTAGGTGAAAAGGAAGTTATCCATGTCTGTGTAGCAAAGTGAAGCATGTGGTCGCCAATACCGATTGCCAGTCTTAACAAAAACCAGAACCAAAAGGACTTCCATAATGGAAATAGCGCAAGTGAAATGGCTACCGTAAAGCCGCCAATGAGAATGATGGGCTTGTAACCAAATCTGCGGAGCGGCGCTTCCATTAATGGAGAAGCAATCAGGATCCCTAAATACAAGCCTGTGGCATGAAAGCCATTCATCGATGACGAAACGCCATCCTGTTCAAATATAATTGCAATCAGTGGAAGCAGCATTCCCTGTGAAAATCCTGAAATCGCGACTATGCTGACTAAAATCCAGAAACGAAGCTTCATACTTATGTTCATAATAATAAAATCTCCCTAAGTACTTAATACTCTTTAGATGTTAACGATATAAAATTTTATGTGCAACGGTTTTTATTTTTATTTATGGAAAAAATAGTGTAATCTCATGGTAATAGTCATATTTAACTGTTTATTAGAGGTTGCGATAAGGGGAGAGATAACATGGAATTCAAAATGAAACCGGATGTGGGTTTTTATACAGAAGCAGGCTTCGGGAGGCTGGATGTAGCAGGTGACGAACAATATGGTTTCAGGCCTTACCAGCTGCTCGTGTCATCAGTTGCGGTGTGCAGCGGCGGAGTCCTTCGCAAGGTACTGGAAAAAATGAGGATGGAAATCAAGGATATACACATCCAGGCTGATGCTGAACGTGTCGAGGAGGAAGCGAACAGAGTAAGCAAGATTACCGTCCATTTCCGCATTGCCGGAGAGAATCTAGACGAGAAGAAAATTGAAAAGGCGATGGCTTTGACGAGGAAAAATTGTTCAATGGTCCAGTCGGTCGTCGGGAGCATTGAGATTGAAGAAACGTTTGAAATCGTTCAATAAATGTTCTAAAAGGCGAGTTACACCTTTAGCTCAATATGCTATAATGAGTATTGGAATTTACCTGTTTTAATATAATAGAAACAATGAACTCTGTTCCGAGAGGACAGAGTCTTTTTTTCGCTGTAAAAAAGCAAGTACCTGTTGTAGCAGCTATGAAATAGCATCCAGAGAGTGGTTTAATGGACATTTCGAAGCCATTGGGCAGTCAAAATGTCTAAGAAAGGCAGTTTATTGGACATTTTGAAGCCAGTGGGGAGCCAAAATGTCTAAGAAAGACAGTTTAATGGACATTTCGAAGCCAGTGGGCAGTCAAAATGTCCAATAGTAGGTTTTAGAAGAAGGAGATTATGTAATATGGCTTTTGTTTATCGCACTCTTTTCTACATCATTGGGTTAATCATTCTATCTTTTGGAGTATCGATGACCATTAAGGCTGGATTGGGAACGGGTGCATGGGATGCACTCAATGTCGGATTATCAAATACTGTGGGGCTGACACCTGGCAGCTGGGTTGTAATCGTTGGGATTGTTATGATTTTCGTTAATGCGGCTTTAGTAAAAAGACGGCCGGATGTAGCCGCAATTATCACGCTGCTCATCACTGGTGTACTGATTGACTTTTGGCTTTTGCGTGTGTTCGAAGACATGGTAGTTACCGGCTATGCGAAGCAATTTGGAGTCTTTATTTTGGGAATGGTAGCACTAAGCTTTGGACTGGCGGTCTACCTGCAGCCTAAATTCCCATTGATTCCTATCGACAATTTCATGATGGCATTAAGGGAACGGTTCGGTCTCAATCTAATGGTCGCCAAAACGCTTGGTGAAGTATTTGCCTTGTCTGCTGCGTTCATTTTTAAAGGACCAATCGGCATCGGAACATTAATAGTAACTTTCGCGATCGGTCCGTTGATTCAATTGTTCTATCCATATTGTGAAAAAGTTTATAATAAGATGATTACATCTGCACGATGATTTTGTTGAGGCTCTGTCACTAGACAGAGCCTTCACTTTTGTCTAGGAAATAAAAAAAATCGTTGCGGACACTATATATGGTTTCTAAATCCAGCTCCAGCACCAAGCCCCTCGAGTCGCTTGTCGGGGCTGACCAAGGTGCTTATGCTTTTACTGCCAACAACAAAGTTTCCGAAAAGCATCTTAAACTTTGGATAAAGTTAATGAACTCCGAAAACACTATAAACAAACTTATAAGTTTCCTGTAGTGAAAGGAGAAAACAACAACAATGAAAAAAGCAGCAGCTATCCTTGTTATGACGATGGTTTTCATGATGTCCATTTTAGCGCCTGGCTTTGCTGAAGAAACAAAGACGAAAAAAGCTCCACAGCCAAAGCAGGCTGAAAAAGCAAAGTATACCATTCCGAATTCTGTCATGAATATCACAAAGGACAACACTTACCCTAACCCGACGGAGGATTTGCCTTTCCTTCAGCCAAGCGAGCTTACGAAGAACTTGATTAAAACATCAAAAGTGAAGATTGAGAACCCGGATTTAATACGAATGCTGAATGAAACGACCATTAACAGCACTCCTTTTGCAATCGGTTATCGTGCGATTGTTTACCTTGGGGAATGGCCGTTGAATTATGTATCCAGTGAAACTTCCCCGAACTGGGAATTCCAGAAAATCAATACGAACTACTATGATAATCGCGGTGGAAATTCTATATATCAAATTCATTATGTTCAAGAGCAGCAAAAAACTGTTAAGGGTGGCTTGACGGCAAAAATCAAGAATGCTGAAGATGTGCAAAAGATGATGCTTTTAAAAGCAGCAAAGAAAACAGGATTACCGCTTGCGTTTGAAACAATAGTCGGCGCTGGTACGAAAAAAGACCATATTTATAATATCCAGCCAAAACGCCTCGGTTACCTTTACGCATACGCACCAGCCATAAATGAAAAAGGCAAGGTGACATATGGAGAGGTCTACTTGATGCTAAAAGGAAGCAAGAAATTCATCGTCGTCAAAAATGTTGTCTCTCAGGGAATTGGTGCATGGATTCCGGTTCAGGACCATGTCAGCTTCGGTTTTGTATCCAGCGAAAGACCAAGATAGATAGAAGAAGATAGCCTTATTCCTTCTAAAAGGAGTAAGGCTTTTTAATGTCTTCCGGTAATTTTTTCCTCTTGACAAAAGGTAGATATATCCTGTTTAACGGTTGTCCAAGGCGGGAATCAGTTAGACATAACCAAATGAAACACCAAAAATTAAAGGAGGAAATAGATTATGTCTGAAAATATCCTTTCAAACAACCAAAACTCAATGGGTAACAACTCAAACTCATACGATATGAACAACAACATGTACACTTCTTCAACTGAGAATGCTTCATACGATACAACAACTGGTACAACAACTTACGCAAGTACATCAGGTGATGCATACTCTAACAATACTTCAATGGGCGGCTACTCTAGCAGTTATGGGGTAAGCTCAAATAATTCAAGCTCGTCAAACGGCAAGCTTATGAAGGGCGTCCTTATTGGAGCGGCAATCGGAGGTGCATTGACTTTGCTTGACTCCAACACTCGTACAAAGGTGAAGGATAAGGCTGTCAATGCAAAAGACACTTCAATGAATGTGTTTAGCGAAGTCAAAAACAATCCTTCTGACGTAAAGGACCAAATGATGAACAGCTTTAAGGAAGCATCCAGTATCCTAAAGGAAGCGATCAGTGATGCTCAAAACCTTTACCAGCGACTGAATGATGATGTATTCAGCAAGGTGAATGAGGCAAAGTCCAATTCTTCCGAAGCTATGCAGACAGTGATGGACGCTAAGGATGACCTTAAGGAAGTTGGATCAAAAGTGAAGGAAGCAGGTTCTACTGCAATGGACAACCCAGTGGTTAACTCAGCATCGGAAACAGGTTCTTTAAACTCCAGCTCGAATGGTGCCGCTGACGCATATGCTACAGGCATGGAAAGCCAGCCGTCCGACACAACAGGTTTAGGAAACACTTCCAACACCTTCACGGTATCGCCTGAAAACCAGAAAAATGATAACAACCGATAATTTTAGACTCGAAAACCAGTCCTACTTCCCAGGACTGGTTTTTTATTGTCTCCACTCCCATATATTTGGTTGTTTCCGTTCTTGTACTCGGGGGTATTTAATAGTACATGCAGATAGATAGGGAGGACATTGTCAATGGAAAAGGATTTTAAACCACGCTCTAACAGGTGTGATTATGATAGAGAAACAGCTACAGGTAAAATTGCGATGGCGGCATCGGCGCACCCGATCGCTACAAATGCCGGAGAGAGAATTCTCCGTGAAGGCGGCAATGCGATTGATGCGGCCATCGCCATCCAATTTGGCTTGAATGTCGGCGAACCAATGATGACCGGCATCGGCGGCAGCGGCTTTTTTATGGTTTATCATGCCGAAAGCAAAACAACGAAAATTTTTGATGGCCACACAAGGGCACCAAAAGCGGCACATCCGGAACTTTTTTTAGATGAAAAGGGAGAGGTTATTCCTTTTAAAGTGAGATCGACAAATGCGACAGGAGTAGGTGTTCCGGGAATCCTTAAAGCAATGGAAGCGGCAAGAAAGGAATACGGGACAAAGCCGCTTGCTGAATTGATCGAACCTGCTGTACAGGCCGCTGAAAAAGGTGTAGAGGTCAACTGGGTTATGGAAGAAATCCTTAACACCTTTGATTACCGATTAGGCGAGCATGCGAAGGAATTGTTCCAGCCGGGAGGCAAATCCCTTAAGGAAGGAGATGTCTACCAGAAAGAGCATCTCGCGAAAACATTCCGCATCCTTCAGCGTGATGGAATCGAGGCATTCTATGAAGGTGAGATTGGTGAAGCTATTATCTCTACTTTAAAAGAACTTGGTGGGATCATGGAAATGTCTGATCTCAGAGATTATGAAATCACAATTGATGAACCTGTCTGGGGAACGTACCGAGACTACAAACTAGCTTCCTCTAATATGCCAAGTGCTGGAGGAACAACGATGCTGCAAATTTTAAAGCTGCTCGAGGGCTTTGACCTCAGCAAATACAATGCAAAATCGTGGGAAAAATATTATTTATTCACCGAAGCAATGAGGATTGCATTCTCAGATAAAATCGCATTTGCAGGCGACCCTGAGTTTGGTGAAATTCCGTTAAAAGGATTGCTCAGTGAGGAATATCTTGCAGACCGCCGTAAATTGATCGATTTTGAACGTAGGAATGATGCAGTCGACTTTGGAAACCCATGGGCTTATACAGGTGGTAAGGAAATCAACGTCGTCCGCCAGCCGTTCGAGCCTGAAAAAGAAAGAAGTGAAACGACCCATTTCACCGTCATCGACAAATGGGGAAATATTGTCGCCTGCACATCTACCGTTGAGCATCCATTTGGCTCTGGAATCATGGTCAGGGACCATGGATTTGTATTAAACAACGAAATGACTGATTTCGATGCGGTCCCTGGCGGCTTGAATGAGATCCAGCCAGGCAAACGTCCGGTGAGCTGCAAGACACCGACGATTGTTTTCAAGGATGAAAAACCTGTATTGACGTTAGGCTCTCCAGGTGGACCAACGATCATTGGATCGGTATTCCAAACAATTCTCAATGTTCTTGATTTTGGGATGGATCTTAAAGAAGCTATTGAAGAGCCGAGAATTTTCAATAGTACAGGCCCGCTCATTGGCTGGGAATCGGGAATCAGCATGGAGGCAAAAGGGGAAATGGAATCGAGAGGATTCGAGTTCGCCGATGGACCATTCCCGCTCGGCAATGTCCAGGCAATCCAGATTGATCGTGAGAAAGGCCATATTTATGGAGCAGCTGATTCAAGCCGTGAAGGGAAGGCTACTGGGATTGATGAATAAGTAGGTGGAAAAGAAGCAGGCTGATTTTTGTTCAGCCTGCTTTTCTATTCGTCCACATTATCAAGAGTGTTCGTCTTCGAATCTGATTTTTTGATGACGGAAATGCTACCGTCTGTTTCGAGGACGACAGCCTCTACCTGATTCATCGAATTGATTCCGCTTGAGCGTGCTGCCTGGAGAATTTCAACTTCCAGCACACGCTCTTTTACTATATTTTCTTTTAAATACTTCCCTTGATAAAAAATTAACTTCGGATCTGATTTGATTAGCCTCTTGAAGCCGTCTGAACGGATGGAAAGCCATGCTACCAGATACTGAAGGGTAATTAAAATGAAGAATGCGGAGATTCCTTCAACGAGAGCCACATTTTTGTTCAAGAGGATGGTTGCCAAAGTTGAGCCGAGCGCGACTGTTACAATCAAGTCGAAAGCATTCATTTTAGATAACGTTTTTTTGCCGGAAACTCGGAGCAATAAAACAAGAGCGGAATAAGCAAGCACACCGACAACCAGAGTACGCCAAACCGCATCCCAGGAATTAA
This window of the Mesobacillus jeotgali genome carries:
- a CDS encoding OsmC family protein, whose protein sequence is MEFKMKPDVGFYTEAGFGRLDVAGDEQYGFRPYQLLVSSVAVCSGGVLRKVLEKMRMEIKDIHIQADAERVEEEANRVSKITVHFRIAGENLDEKKIEKAMALTRKNCSMVQSVVGSIEIEETFEIVQ
- a CDS encoding MFS transporter, producing the protein MNISMKLRFWILVSIVAISGFSQGMLLPLIAIIFEQDGVSSSMNGFHATGLYLGILIASPLMEAPLRRFGYKPIILIGGFTVAISLALFPLWKSFWFWFLLRLAIGIGDHMLHFATQTWITSFSPKDRLGRNISLYGLFFGLGFAAGPLMTGFVKINTTLPFIISSAISLAAWLTVWLLKNERPEHDTDSSSFFGTMKRFGKVFKYAWVAFLPPFGYGFLEASLNGNFPVYAMRSGIGVDAVALLLPAFAIGGILSQLPLGILSDKLGRRNVLLVVTLAGFISFTAAGLLENSTTGLLICFFIAGTVVGSTFSLGISYMADLLPKQLLPAGNLMCGIFFSFGSISGPFIGGLAIQWLKGISFFYVISTMLLLIFIALVAVRHEDSSHQANTV
- a CDS encoding heavy metal translocating P-type ATPase, with amino-acid sequence MAQGASALAKQNSVPEVSFIEKIKPHAELIAASISGILIAAGWILSKGDSETASVIAFILAYVIGGFAKAKEGIEATIEDKELNVEMLMIFAAIGSAIIGYWTEGAILIFIFAMSGALETYTMNKSHKEISSLMELQPEEALRIADGVEERVHVSDLKIGDMILVKPGERIPSDGKVARGQTTIDQAAITGESIPVSKDSGDDVFAGTVNLTGSLTVEITKRNDETLFQKIIQLVQNAQSEKSPSQLFIERFEGTYVKVVLAVVVLMMFVPHYLLDWSWTETFYRAMILLVVASPCALVASIMPATLSAISNGAKHGILFKGGVHLENLSHLKAIAFDKTGTLTKGKPEVTDLIVADGLDRDEVLLKAASIESHSNHPLANAIVKHSRDTLGKELVHPESIEDVSGWGVKAHFENEDWKIGKADFVGRSAAEAFSDGAAVKLAAEGKTIVFIERNGQLAGLIALKDVVREETKQAIDLLKSEGIYTVMLTGDSQNTGKAIAAESHVQGYIAECLPETKVQELKKLKDQYGQVAMVGDGINDAPALATANVGIAMGEGSDVALETADVVLMKNDLPKIAEAINLSRRMNRIVKQNIVFSILVIMVLIASNFLQLLDLPYGVIGHEGSTILVILNSLRLLK
- a CDS encoding YihY/virulence factor BrkB family protein: MVDISFFRHMWQRIQEDDVPALAAQLAYFFLLSLFPLLIFLVTLVPYLPISEVDILGFFDDYAPGESMDLIKNSLEDIMEKDGKLLSFGLLATIWSASNGINAIVRAFNRAYRVEETRSFIVSRFMAIFLTFAMIFVFLVALILPVFGKEIGSWLFANFGLKEEFLYVWNMLRWVISILILFIVFLGLYWIAPNKKLTCVSGIPGSIFATGGWVLVSLGFSYYVSNFASYTATYGSIGAIIVLMIWLYLSAYIIIIGGEINAYYSEKKAGC
- a CDS encoding DMT family transporter — its product is MTTKDFFTHPIGIAVSAAGATLLWGSAFPFIKLSYISLDINPEEMGEQMLFAGYRFLLAGLLILVMFLLLKRNMKFRPETTKSLLKIGLFQTFLQYVLFYIGLSYSTGIQGSIIAGTTSFFQILLAHFLYPDDRMSRLKVAGLMVGFTGVIFANWPNGEYEISFGIGEILLMGAMMAGAYGNILAKQGSGKMEVIYLTAYQMILGSLGLIAIGAFSVGLAPFDFDLKSGLMLLYLAFLSAAGFILWNNVMKYNQVGKVSLYLFLVPVFGVILSAFLLDEPLNYFVIAGLIFVVVGIVLVNRPARKRNSLPAK
- a CDS encoding alanine/glycine:cation symporter family protein, with protein sequence MTFEDWIGKISGWVWGPPLLILLVGTGVYLTFRIGFLQMRLLPYSLKLAFTKNQDKQSEGDISHFQALMTALAATVGTGNIAGVATAIFTGGPGAVFWMWITAFFGMATKYAEAVLAVKYRVEDKDGEMAGGPMYYLERGLGQKWLGVLFALFGAVAAFGIGNLVQSNSVASVVQSTFSVPAWVTGLVLTIFTALVLIGGIKSIGKVTALFVPVMAGFYLLAGLIVMIMNFDLVPAAIALIFTDAFTGEAVAGGALGTVIRMGVARGVFSNEAGLGSAPIAAAAAKTDLPGRQALVSMTQVFIDTIVICSITGITIVMGGLYTGDTTAADLTSATFGKFLGQTGSVIVAIGLLFFASSTIIGWSYYGEKCFSYLFSKNVVFYYRIAFVAAVFVGAISQLEIVWGVADVMNGLMAFPNLIGLLGLSGVVVVETRKILNAIKEEKNESNTYSA